One region of Jeotgalibacillus aurantiacus genomic DNA includes:
- a CDS encoding Gfo/Idh/MocA family protein produces the protein MGKMIRAAVVGTGFSAMAHLETLKRLPGVEAAGIVSRSLEKAREIAAEYRLAFAYDSIDELLHNPEIDVVHNCTPNVLHYELNKKILLAGKHVLSEKPLALNSEESEELLELARSKNLVHGVCFNYRHYPMIEEARVKVSSHSYGNPHLIGGGYLQDWCLYDTDYSWRMDSDLNGRSRAVADIGSHWCDTVQHILGQRILRVCADLSIVHPVRKKPLEGDSSTFSNEEAGRYEEVEIGSEDAGNVLVQFEDGSKGMFSVSQVTAGKKNHLHFTISLSDGTLEWDQESPNQLWIGKRSEANQLLMKDPGLLTDSARTYAHYPGGHQEGWPDCLKNLMLSFYESVRNQGARSHFATFEDGHYNMRIVDAILRSHEEERWIEV, from the coding sequence ATGGGAAAGATGATTCGGGCAGCTGTTGTGGGCACTGGTTTTTCGGCGATGGCACATTTGGAAACGCTTAAGCGGTTGCCTGGGGTTGAAGCGGCAGGGATTGTGTCACGCTCTTTGGAGAAAGCCAGAGAAATTGCTGCTGAGTACCGGCTTGCTTTTGCTTATGACTCGATTGACGAACTGTTACATAATCCTGAGATTGATGTAGTACATAACTGTACGCCAAATGTATTGCATTATGAACTGAATAAGAAGATTTTGCTGGCAGGTAAACATGTGCTTTCAGAAAAACCGCTGGCGTTAAATAGTGAGGAGTCAGAAGAGCTGCTAGAATTGGCTCGATCAAAAAATCTGGTGCATGGTGTGTGCTTTAACTACAGGCATTATCCGATGATCGAGGAAGCCAGAGTAAAGGTTTCGTCACATTCATATGGAAACCCCCATTTGATAGGAGGAGGCTATCTTCAGGACTGGTGCTTATACGATACAGATTACAGCTGGAGAATGGATTCGGACCTGAATGGGCGGTCGAGAGCGGTTGCGGATATCGGATCGCACTGGTGTGACACAGTGCAACACATACTTGGTCAGCGGATCTTGCGTGTATGTGCAGACTTGTCCATCGTTCATCCAGTGAGAAAGAAACCGCTTGAAGGAGACTCTTCCACTTTTTCAAACGAAGAAGCGGGACGGTATGAAGAGGTTGAAATTGGCTCAGAGGATGCTGGAAATGTACTCGTGCAGTTTGAAGATGGATCAAAAGGGATGTTCAGCGTTTCGCAGGTGACAGCCGGAAAGAAAAATCACCTTCACTTTACCATTTCGCTTTCAGACGGAACGCTTGAATGGGATCAGGAAAGCCCTAATCAGCTGTGGATCGGGAAGCGCAGTGAGGCTAATCAGCTTTTAATGAAGGATCCAGGCCTGCTGACAGACAGTGCCCGGACTTACGCTCACTATCCAGGCGGTCATCAGGAAGGCTGGCCGGACTGTCTGAAAAACCTCATGCTGTCATTTTATGAGTCAGTAAGGAACCAGGGAGCAAGAAGTCATTTTGCGACCTTTGAGGATGGTCATTACAATATGAGGATTGTGGATGCGATTTTGAGGAGTCATGAGGAGGAGAGGTGGATTGAGGTGTGA
- a CDS encoding EcsC family protein has translation MQMESQQELLAGLKEIEKWEKEQKGGWIWDKLIRLPFKLLDKFTPKFIQNKIGELLDELGSFIQTGGRYLFSEKAVFRFLEKTSGWEVTQLSDFDHVPIEVMKEASLKLGGRRKQTATVQGASTGVGGVFTLAIDIPAILAMSLTTLQEIAMLHGYDPKDKKERVFILKCLQFSLADVVGKEAILKELSQFDSEAKSRDMASQLQGWREVTLTFTEQFGFKKLLQMVPVAGILFGAISNRFLIGDLAEAGTMLYQKRRILERLKKKEQLT, from the coding sequence ATGCAAATGGAGTCACAGCAGGAGCTTTTAGCAGGATTGAAAGAGATTGAAAAGTGGGAGAAGGAGCAGAAGGGTGGCTGGATTTGGGATAAGCTGATCCGCCTTCCTTTTAAGCTGCTGGATAAGTTTACGCCGAAGTTTATTCAGAATAAAATTGGTGAGCTGCTGGATGAGCTGGGCAGTTTTATCCAGACGGGTGGACGGTATTTGTTCAGTGAAAAAGCGGTGTTCCGGTTTCTTGAGAAGACGTCCGGCTGGGAAGTGACGCAGCTTTCTGATTTTGATCATGTGCCGATTGAAGTCATGAAAGAGGCATCTTTGAAGCTTGGTGGGCGAAGAAAGCAGACGGCAACGGTTCAAGGGGCAAGTACAGGAGTCGGTGGTGTGTTCACACTGGCGATTGATATTCCAGCGATTCTTGCGATGTCACTGACCACCCTTCAGGAAATTGCCATGCTTCACGGCTATGATCCGAAGGATAAAAAAGAAAGAGTGTTTATTTTAAAATGTCTTCAGTTTTCACTCGCTGATGTGGTGGGAAAGGAAGCGATTTTAAAGGAGCTGTCCCAGTTTGATTCTGAAGCGAAATCAAGGGATATGGCTTCGCAGCTGCAGGGTTGGAGAGAGGTGACCCTTACCTTTACAGAACAGTTCGGCTTTAAAAAGCTGCTGCAGATGGTGCCTGTTGCCGGCATTCTTTTTGGTGCGATTTCCAACCGGTTTTTAATCGGGGATCTGGCTGAGGCAGGTACGATGCTGTATCAGAAGAGAAGAATTCTTGAACGGTTAAAGAAAAAAGAGCAATTGACTTAA
- a CDS encoding NUDIX domain-containing protein yields MFRKCYEQEHLPDLSKKKIRTAVRAIIFKGNQILVELSNGHDVKLPGGGVETGETHKQALIREIKEETGFTCTHVGEKVGEVIEHHRDLFEEDTLFEMISHYYICEIDASYQSSLKLDQYEEELDFTPVWMTLKEAIALNKTADENGTGNGWIRRENDVFECLEV; encoded by the coding sequence GTGTTTAGAAAATGTTACGAGCAGGAGCATTTGCCTGATTTATCTAAAAAGAAAATACGAACGGCTGTAAGAGCCATTATTTTTAAAGGAAATCAGATTCTCGTGGAGCTGTCAAATGGTCATGACGTTAAGCTGCCTGGCGGTGGGGTAGAGACTGGAGAGACGCATAAACAGGCGCTTATCCGTGAAATCAAAGAAGAAACAGGCTTTACGTGCACGCATGTCGGTGAAAAAGTTGGAGAAGTCATTGAGCATCACCGGGATCTTTTTGAAGAAGATACGTTGTTTGAAATGATCTCTCACTATTATATTTGTGAGATTGATGCTTCTTATCAGTCCTCTTTAAAGCTAGATCAATATGAAGAAGAACTGGATTTTACGCCTGTTTGGATGACATTGAAGGAAGCGATCGCGTTAAATAAAACTGCTGATGAGAACGGGACAGGTAACGGCTGGATCAGACGTGAGAATGATGTTTTTGAATGTCTGGAGGTGTAG
- a CDS encoding NAD(P)-dependent oxidoreductase — translation MKIAIFGGSGRTGIPLIEQALQEGHEVKALVRTPGKLNITHRNLTVFQGDVTKPEDIRKTIEGTDAVLSTLGHVKNSPEHLLTTATQHIISSMNQYGVTRLVSLTGAGVSSEKDVQQKLFSRIIQKGLRTFAKKLWLDSVEQKNIIMQSGLDWTIVRAPRLLDGPKTGSYQTGYFVFSKPMINRADVADFMLKEVTDRQHVHEYPLIGVKS, via the coding sequence ATGAAAATCGCTATATTTGGCGGTTCAGGACGCACGGGGATTCCCCTGATTGAACAAGCCCTACAAGAAGGTCATGAAGTAAAAGCACTTGTTAGAACCCCAGGCAAGTTGAACATAACCCATAGGAACTTAACTGTGTTCCAGGGAGATGTTACGAAACCGGAGGATATTAGAAAAACAATTGAAGGAACAGATGCAGTACTCAGCACTCTTGGTCATGTGAAAAATAGCCCTGAGCACCTTCTCACAACAGCAACACAACACATTATTTCAAGTATGAATCAGTACGGTGTCACCAGACTGGTTAGCCTGACAGGAGCCGGTGTCAGCAGTGAAAAGGATGTGCAGCAAAAACTTTTCAGCAGAATCATTCAAAAAGGGTTGAGAACGTTTGCTAAAAAGCTCTGGCTCGACTCGGTGGAACAGAAAAATATCATCATGCAATCCGGACTAGACTGGACGATCGTCAGGGCTCCAAGACTGCTGGATGGCCCTAAAACAGGCAGCTACCAAACCGGTTATTTTGTTTTTTCAAAACCAATGATTAATCGTGCGGATGTAGCGGATTTCATGCTTAAAGAAGTAACAGACAGACAACATGTACATGAGTATCCGTTAATCGGCGTTAAGTCTTAA
- a CDS encoding MarR family winged helix-turn-helix transcriptional regulator: MNLFEELLTSLQKTSEMSIAIMKPRDNGAVNHGLMVFLFMLYHQGEIKTSEISDHFGVTSGAATGIADKLEQLGLIERVRSKKDRRIVIATLTDQGKQLVENKKKEHVELYQEILNDFSEQEIRETIQSLNKIATKIDHYTAKQKEE; the protein is encoded by the coding sequence ATGAATTTATTTGAAGAATTACTGACGTCATTACAGAAAACAAGCGAAATGAGTATTGCCATTATGAAGCCAAGAGATAACGGAGCTGTCAATCACGGATTAATGGTATTTCTATTTATGCTCTATCATCAGGGCGAAATTAAAACAAGCGAAATATCAGACCATTTTGGCGTCACTTCCGGTGCAGCAACAGGTATAGCAGATAAACTGGAACAGCTCGGTTTGATTGAACGTGTGAGAAGTAAAAAAGACCGCCGAATTGTCATTGCAACCTTAACGGATCAAGGTAAACAGCTTGTTGAGAATAAAAAGAAAGAACACGTAGAGCTGTACCAGGAGATTTTAAATGATTTCAGTGAACAAGAAATTCGCGAAACCATTCAGTCCTTAAATAAAATCGCAACAAAAATTGACCATTACACTGCAAAACAAAAGGAGGAATAA
- a CDS encoding GNAT family N-acetyltransferase: MIIRNARKEELSFIRNQRVKAYEEHSSTIPEEHWSALKKAISSDADQQEGVDLIVAEINGVILGSVALFPAKTDAYEGYVDELDYPEIRVLAVSPEARGKGVASALIDECIKRTKAKGYDYIGLHTGEFMKSAIALYSKYGFERMPDYDFEPANDGIIVKAFRKKL, encoded by the coding sequence ATGATCATACGGAACGCACGTAAAGAAGAATTATCATTCATCAGGAACCAGCGGGTTAAGGCTTATGAAGAACACAGTTCAACTATTCCAGAAGAGCATTGGTCAGCGTTAAAAAAAGCCATTTCCTCAGATGCCGATCAACAGGAAGGCGTTGATCTGATCGTTGCTGAAATAAATGGCGTTATATTAGGAAGTGTCGCCTTATTCCCTGCAAAAACGGATGCTTACGAAGGGTATGTGGATGAGCTCGACTATCCTGAAATCCGCGTCCTTGCCGTCAGCCCGGAAGCACGTGGAAAAGGTGTAGCCTCTGCTCTTATTGATGAATGCATTAAACGCACAAAAGCAAAAGGCTATGACTACATCGGCCTCCACACCGGTGAGTTTATGAAAAGTGCCATCGCTCTTTATTCAAAATACGGCTTTGAGAGAATGCCGGATTATGATTTTGAACCCGCTAATGACGGGATTATTGTGAAAGCATTCAGAAAAAAACTTTAA
- a CDS encoding glutathione S-transferase family protein has translation MSKKPVEISKDGSFKRQTNRFVTPFGSNDGELPVEAGRYRLLWSAACPWAHRAVIVRKVLGLEDAITLGKASPLRPKIGRVDWAFTLDENDQDPELGIQYVSDVYLKADPDYTGRPTVPVMVDTTTGKAVNNDYFKLTNYFETAWRPFHKEDAPDLYPEALRSQIDELNEIIFHEVNNGVYKCGFAQSQEAYEAAFDTLFARLDQLEEHLKTNRFLHGDFITDSDVRLYTTLARFDAAYYNGFNTNRNLLREFPNLWGYARDLYQTEGFGDTTEFDAIKEHYHLSITINPDQTDERILPKGPDLSVWNEPHDRESLSSRKDKFLRFGEQ, from the coding sequence ATGTCAAAAAAACCGGTTGAAATCAGTAAAGACGGTTCATTTAAACGCCAGACGAACCGTTTTGTTACACCATTTGGATCGAACGACGGCGAGCTCCCTGTTGAAGCTGGCCGCTACCGTTTACTCTGGTCTGCCGCCTGTCCATGGGCGCACCGTGCAGTCATTGTAAGAAAGGTGCTGGGTCTTGAAGATGCGATCACCCTTGGCAAAGCAAGTCCTCTTCGTCCGAAAATCGGTCGTGTTGACTGGGCATTTACGCTTGATGAAAACGATCAGGACCCGGAACTTGGAATTCAGTATGTAAGTGACGTATATCTAAAAGCAGATCCTGATTATACAGGGCGTCCGACTGTGCCTGTGATGGTCGATACCACAACTGGAAAAGCTGTGAACAATGATTACTTTAAACTGACCAATTATTTTGAAACGGCATGGCGTCCATTTCACAAAGAGGATGCACCCGATCTTTACCCAGAAGCCCTTCGTTCCCAGATTGACGAGCTGAACGAAATCATTTTCCACGAGGTGAACAACGGCGTTTATAAATGTGGGTTTGCCCAGTCACAGGAGGCATACGAAGCAGCATTTGATACACTTTTCGCCCGGCTGGATCAGCTTGAAGAACATCTGAAAACGAATCGCTTTCTCCACGGTGACTTCATTACAGATTCAGATGTCAGACTTTATACGACACTGGCGCGCTTTGATGCCGCTTATTATAACGGCTTTAACACGAACCGGAACCTGCTCCGCGAGTTCCCGAATCTGTGGGGCTATGCACGCGATCTTTATCAGACAGAAGGCTTTGGCGATACGACAGAATTTGATGCGATCAAGGAGCATTATCATCTTTCTATTACGATTAATCCTGATCAGACAGATGAGCGTATTTTGCCTAAAGGACCTGATCTTTCTGTCTGGAATGAACCGCACGATCGTGAAAGCCTGAGTAGCCGCAAAGACAAATTTCTGCGTTTCGGGGAGCAATAA